The Magnolia sinica isolate HGM2019 chromosome 9, MsV1, whole genome shotgun sequence genome contains a region encoding:
- the LOC131256201 gene encoding pre-mRNA-splicing factor sap145-like isoform X2, which translates to MKPGVLSQELKEALGIPDGAPPPWLINMQRYGPPPSYPHLKIAGLNATIPPGASFGYHPGEWGKPPIDEYGRPLYGDVFGVQQHEQLNYEEEPVDRSKH; encoded by the exons ATGAAGCCAGGTGTCTTGTCACAGGAACTAAAAGAAGCTCTTGGTATACCAGATGGTGCCCCTCCTCCCTGGCTTATCAACATGCAG AGATATGGTCCTCCACCTTCTTATCCGCATCTCAAAATTGCTGGCTTGAATGCTACGATCCCTCCTGgagcaagctttggttatcaTCCTGGAGAATGGGGTAAACCTCCTATTGATGAA TATGGGCGTCCTTTATACGGAGATGTTTTTGGTGTCCAACAACATGAACAACTCAACTATGAG GAAGAGCCTGTTGATAGGAGCAAGCATTGA
- the LOC131256201 gene encoding uncharacterized protein LOC131256201 isoform X1: MFLSVSVYPLKFHFVLNSMGVLYTEMFLVSNNMNNSTMRKSLLIGASIEVLWRKKRRKKKNRWSKRNWRQAFNLWTVFRALPLVWRPLMSSTSGSNKGRSLRNLCIRDDLDNITLDRMS; encoded by the exons ATGTTTCTTTCTGTATCTGTTTATCCCCTGAAATTCCATTTTGTGCTAAACAGTATGGGCGTCCTTTATACGGAGATGTTTTTGGTGTCCAACAACATGAACAACTCAACTATGAG GAAGAGCCTGTTGATAGGAGCAAGCATTGAGGTGctttggaggaagaagaggaggaagaagaagaacagatgGAGTAAGAGGAATTGGAGGCAGGCATTCAATCTGTGGACAGTCTTTCGAG CACTCCCACTGGTGTGGAGACCCCTGATGTCATCGACCTCCGGAAGCAACAAAGGAAGGAGCCTGAGAAACCTCTGTATCAGGGATGATTTAGACAACATAACCTTAGATAGGATGAGTTAA